The Schistocerca gregaria isolate iqSchGreg1 chromosome 1, iqSchGreg1.2, whole genome shotgun sequence genome includes a window with the following:
- the LOC126357482 gene encoding GPI mannosyltransferase 4, with the protein MFQKLVDHSTRRFTWYCESVRRNYNIYWFLAALRILLTLLPQFGYIHPDEFFQSIEVMAGDVFNTDVSRPWEFNTTFPIRSVVLPYVCVGLPLKFLKFVAPYAKYWTGAEVQTPYTLLVLPRLTCCALSFITDYCLYHICKCYGQNYRVRLIIHASSFVILVFGTRTFSNMMEMVLMSVLLCLVVDCMSFSEQVIHRDEYLREKYNKADSPVTRTKLYKLINSLPSHSFSCCFAVATVVVIGVFNRPTFIAFAIPPVFFWLHRGLGSKSVGFVQFHLRMLVFILSCIPGIIFYIITDSYYYGYLTNSEIQEFKVSLNNFVVTPLNFLRYNTVFTNLSKHGLHPRYLHVLVNVPLLYNVLGVIGMITVIKMIYKALILKQWTDLPRIQSVVSLMTASFITPVAALSVFPHQEPRFLIPVTLPVVFLHSQHIYQTSGTVQPYHHVQRKPTGAHSKMNFLLSLWCFSNLILTIFFGFLHQGGIFPLLKHFSAELQSKPQFTSIHLVTSHMYSLPISLLQLHNPHHTYYNRTVGLKYRKAKQFFSYEMGSVPLEEVYLKINELLEECERRFHFKKLDYRLYLAMPATLSEEFYSLTYNKSSPLSFIIEDVFYPHLSTEALPNVFSLTECSYDDELIGFCYSERFYTSPVKYILKFLQQFGLILVRIDKMKHLAY; encoded by the exons GTGATGTTTTTAATACTGATGTTTCTAGGCCTTGGGAGTTTAATACAACATTCCCAATTAGAAGTGTTGTGCTGCCATATGTTTGTGTAGGACTGCCATTAAAATTCTTGAAGTTTGTTGCACCTTATGCAAAGTATTGGACTGGTGCTGAAGTGCAGACTCCATATACATTGTTAGTTCTACCTCGTTTAACTTGTTGTGCCTTGTCATTTATTACTGATTATTGTTTATATCACATCTGCAAATGTTATGGTCAAAATTATAGAGTGAGACTCATTATACATGCAAGTTCTTTTGTTATCCTAGTCTTTGGAACAAGAACATTCTCGAATATGATGGAAATGGTTTTGATGTCTGTTCTTTTATGTTTAGTTGTTGACTGTATGTCATTTTCAGAGCAG GTCATTCATCGTGATGAATATCTCAGAGAAAAATACAACAAGGCTGATTCACCAGTAACCAGGACAAAACTCTATAAATTGATAAACTCCTTACCAAGTCATTCTTTTAGTTGTTGTTTTGCTGTTGCGACAGTGGTTGTTATAGGAGTATTTAATCGACCAACATTTATTGCATTTGCCATTCCGCCTGTTTTCTTTTGGCTTCATAGAGGTCTTGGGTCAAAAAGTGTTGGTTTTGTACAATTTCATCTCCGTATGCTTGTCTTTATTTTATCTTGTATACCCGGGATTATTTTTTACATAATAACTGATTCATATTACTATGGATATTTGACAAATAGTGAAATTCAGGAATTTAAAGTTAGTTTGAATAATTTTGTTGTAACTCCTTTGAATTTCTTACGATATAATACAGTTTTTACAAACTTATCCAAACATGGATTACACCCACGATATCTTCATGTGTTGGTCAATGTTCCACTGCTGTATAATGTTTTGGGGGTCATCGGAATGATCACAGTCATAAAAATGATATACAA GGCTCTAATTCTCAAGCAGTGGACTGATTTACCAAGAATACAAAGTGTTGTCAGTCTTATGACAGCTTCTTTCATCACACCAGTAGCTGCATTATCTGTTTTCCCTCATCAGGAACCAAGGTTTCTAATACCTGTTACACTTCCTGTAGTTTTTCTACACTCACAACATATATATCAAACTTCCGGTACAGTGCAGCCGTATCATCATGTGCAGAGAAAACCAACGGGTGCTcattcaaaaatgaattttttgctaTCATTATGGTGCTTCAGTAACTTAATATTGACTATATTTTTTGGTTTTCTTCACCAGGGTGgaatttttccattgttaaaacattTCTCAGCAGAACTACAGTCTAAACCACAATTCACTTCAATACATCTTGTAACTAGTCACATGTATTCTTTGCCAATATCTCTGTTGCAGTTGCATAATCCCCACCATACATATTATAACAGAACTGTTGGCTTAAAATACCGCAAAGCGAAACAGTTTTTTTCCTATGAGATGGGGTCCGTCCCTTTAGAGGAAGTGTACTTAAAAATTAATGAACTGTTAGAAGAATGTGAGAGACGATTTCATTTTAAAAAGCTTGATTATCGTTTATATTTGGCTATGCCAGCTACCCTCAGTGAAGAATTCTACTCACTCACATACAACAAAAGCTCaccattgtcatttattattgaagATGTTTTTTATCCACATCTTTCAACCGAAGCATTACCAAATGTTTTCTCCTTGACAGAGTGTTCATATGACGATGAACTAATAGGATTTTGTTATAGTGAACGCTTTTATACGTCTCCTGTTAAGTACATATTAAAATTTTTGCAACAGTTTGGGCTTATTCTAGTAAGAATTGACAAAATGAAACACTTAGCATATTAA